A single region of the Sorghum bicolor cultivar BTx623 chromosome 9, Sorghum_bicolor_NCBIv3, whole genome shotgun sequence genome encodes:
- the LOC8071261 gene encoding phosphoinositide phospholipase C 2: MTTTYRVCCFLRRFRAASNEPSEAVRDVFQAYADGGGVVGEEALRRLLREVQGETEAGADAAAKEVMAFAAEQRLLKKGGLTAEGFHRWLFSDANAALDPRRGVYQDMGLPLSHYFIYTGHNSYLTGNQLSSGCSERPIVKALHDGVRVIELDLWPNAGKDDVEVLHGRTWTSPVELIKCLEAIKEHAFVTSPFPVILTLEDHLTPDLQANVAKMLKETFGEMLYVSESEKMAEFPSPDELKGKIIISTKAPKEYLQTKSGKEEAEEGVWGEEISDDKTTAHQMSEQFSGKYSAAAEEEAAAGAEEEAAEAEAEKKARQGTDNEYRRLIAIQLTRRKHDMEQDLRVDPDKVTRLSLGEKAFEKAIVSHGDHIVRFTQRNLLRIFPRSTRITSSNYNPLMGWRYGVQMVAANMQGHGRKLWLTQGMFRANGGCGYVKKPDILMNSAAADDPAGGIGKLFDPTRADLPVKTRLKVTVYMGDGWRFDFRKTHFDRCSPPDFYVRVGIAGVAADMRMEQTRVVMDSWIPAWDHEFGEFPLAAPELALLRVEVHESDNHQKDDFGGQTCLPVWELRPGIRSVRLADHKGQPLRSVKLLMRFEFFSSP, from the exons ATGACGACGACGTACAGGGTCTGCTGCTTCCTGCGGCGGTTCCGGGCGGCGTCGAACGAGCCGTCGGAGGCGGTGAGGGACGTGTTCCAGGCGTacgccgacggcggcggcgtggtcGGGGAGGAGGCGCTGCGGAGGCTCCTGCGGGAGGTGCAGGGGGAGACGGAGGCCGGCGCCGACGCGGCGGCCAAGGAGGTGATGGCGTTCGCGGCGGAGCAGAGGCTGCTCAAGAAGGGCGGCCTCACCGCCGAGGGCTTCCACCGCTGGCTCTTCAGCGACGCCAACGCCGCCCTCGACCCGCGCCGAGGG GTTTACCAGGACATGGGCTTACCACTGTCGCACTACTTCATCTACACGGGCCACAATTCGTACCTGACGGGGAACCAGCTGAGCAGCGGGTGCAGCGAGAGGCCCATCGTGAAGGCCCTCCACGACGGCGTCCGGGTCATCGAGCTGGACCTCTGGCCCAACGCCGGCAAGGACGACGTCGAGGTCCTCCATGGCAG GACATGGACGTCGCCGGTGGAGCTGATCAAGTGTCTGGAGGCCATCAAGGAGCACGCCTTCGTGACTTCACCCTTCCCCGTCATCCTCACCCTGGAAGATCACCTCACCCCGGACCTCCAAGCCAATGTCGCCAAG ATGCTGAAGGAAACCTTCGGGGAGATGCTGTACGTGTCGGAGTCGGAGAAGATGGCGGAGTTCCCTTCCCCCGACGAGCTCAAAGGCAAGATCATCATCTCCACCAAGGCGCCAAAGGAGTACCTCCAGACCAAGAGCGGCAaggaggaggcggaggagggCGTCTGGGGGGAGGAGATCTCCGACGACAAGACCACCGCCCATCAGATGTCGGAGCAGTTCAGTGGCAAGtactcggcggcggcggaggaggaggccgccgccggcgccgaggAAGAGGCGGCGGAAGCCGAGGCGGAGAAGAAGGCGCGGCAGGGGACGGACAACGAGTACCGGCGTCTCATCGCCATTCAGCTCACCAGACGGAAGCACGACATGGAGCAGGACCTACGGGTCGACCCCGACAAGGTGACGCGCCTCAGCCTCGGCGAGAAGGCGTTCGAGAAGGCCATCGTCTCCCATGGCGATCACATCGTCAGGTTCACGCAGCGGAATCTGCTGCGCATCTTCCCGCGGTCGACGCGCATCACGTCGTCCAACTACAACCCTCTCATGGGGTGGAGGTACGGAGTTCAGATGGTGGCGGCGAACATGCAGGGCCATGGGAGGAAGCTCTGGCTGACGCAAGGGATGTTCCGGGCGAACGGCGGCTGCGGCTACGTCAAGAAGCCCGACATCCTgatgaacagcgccgccgccgacgatcCCGCCGGAGGTATCGGCAAGCTGTTCGACCCAACACGAGCGGATCTGCCGGTGAAGACGAGGCTGAAGGTGACGGTGTACATGGGAGACGGGTGGCGGTTCGACTTCCGCAAGACGCACTTCGACAGGTGCTCGCCGCCGGACTTCTACGTGAGAGTGGGCATCGCCGGCGTGGCGGCGGACATGAGGATGGAGCAGACGCGGGTGGTGATGGACAGCTGGATCCCCGCGTGGGACCACGAGTTCGGCGAGTTCCCGCTGGCGGCGCCGGAGCTGGCGCTGCTGAGGGTGGAGGTGCACGAGTCGGACAACCACCAGAAGGACGACTTCGGCGGGCAGACATGTCTGCCGGTGTGGGAGCTCCGCCCTGGGATCCGCTCCGTCAGGCTCGCCGACCACAAGGGCCAGCCGCTGCGATCCGTCAAGCTGCTCATGCGCTTCGAGTTCTTCTCCTCCCCCTGA